The segment AGATATCAATATTTCACATGATTTTGGAATACGAAAAGTAGAAAACCAACAGCTAAGATGATATATGCCTTACAAGGTTGCTATGTGATTCCCTCCAATAGAACCCCTGTACAAAGATTGGGAAGATGTTGCATGCCACTAGAACAAAAAACATCAGCGCATGCTTTCCCACCCACTCCATAGGGAAAGCCGACCTCTTGTAACCATAAACGTCCACCTgaaaataaatatcatgttGCTGGCATCACAAATCCATAGTACATACTTTTCATAATAATTGGCGTAAATTTGACAGGAGACTGGTATTTATTTCATCGAACAGTGGAAGGATTGTTCGAAACCCTTCAATTCGGTTCCTACATGAATATAAGGAAATTCTTACCTTTTAAACATGGCCTTGATTGAAATGGgaaaaaatttgcagaaaagtgTATACTAGTTTTGGTTGGCTACAACTACAACTGGTTTGAATTAATTCTTCCATGAACTTAAAAAATGTTCTCTCTGATCCATAATACTTTTAATTTTACGGCACTgctatttcaaaagaaaaaggaatttcAATGGTATTTAATTGCCACCAATTCTGGTGTCTCTCCTTCAGGTGTCTATTGTACCCTCTTCTTAAATAAAATGGCAATTTTCTTCTCGTGCCCTTGGTTTATTCAAGAAAATTGTCACTGACCAACAAATAGATTCCTGCGAAGAAGAGGCCAGCGGCGCCCGTGGTGACGCAGGTGTAGCTCAGACTGTACAACGACTTGTTCATGTGCAGCCCTGAATGTTAATCCAAACACATGCAGTTAACAGATCAGATACTAAATAACTGTAACTTCTGGCCGCAAACCCAATGCTTCGCTAATCGATTAATTTTATTTCGTTACCAAACAAGTCGAGCGAGAAGCCAAGAACTAGCAAGCTTAGAGATGGAATCAACCACTGTACTATTCTCTCGTCGTGCTCCTGCAGCCACAAATTCCAACAAAAGTAAGCAAcgaaatcagaaaaaaaaaatcgaagctAACTGGCGGGAGAACTGCCTGTATATATTAAAAAGTAGAAGTCAATTACAGGTTTGAGAAACCTAAAAGGGAGTGGTCTGATTGTGAGGGTGATCAGACCCAGACGacaatttttttctcgaacataCAGGAAAGTTGTGCGTtattgtattaagaagaaaagtgaCCCAGTTTATAAGAAAAACCGAGTCTAAAAAACTTAACAAGCATAGCATTACAACCCGCGGAGCCCAGGTCACACGTAAGACAcagcaagaaagaaagaaagaaccaCCAAACCCCCTACACAACCGGATGACAAGCCACGGCTAAACACCATACAACCCGGCAACCACAACAAATAGCAAACAACCTAGCACTCCAGATCGACCAAACGGCACCCATGTCAAGCAACTGTGCTCAGGTAGCACCTCAACCAGGACAACCGGATAACTCAACAGGCAGAGCTCTGCTCCCACGCCTGATTATCCAACTCGATCGACGGCTCCCACGCCAAACCGCAAGCAACAAATAGGGACCTGGGACGTCAGAGCGCAGACATTGACGTGAAGCACCGAAGGTGATGAGAGTCCAGCTGAACAGGAGAGCAACAACGAAGGATAATGTGCCCTACAAGGTGTGTCACCAGTTGCAACAACAGAGAACAGAGGGATTCTCCGAAACAACGCCTTAAGGAAGGAAGCAGCAAAGAACCGCCATTGCTCGTCTGAGAAGCCGAACAGGGTTTTCATCTGGATAGATCCCAGAGGAAGCTTCGACATGGCACCTCAAAGGAGGTAATAACACCCGCGGATGTCACCGTTATCGACAATGGCATGATGCATGTCAAGGATTTCGCCTATACTTCCCCTAACATGGCACAACCCGATGAGCGTAGAGGCTCGACGAGCTACCAAACCACCAAGAGAACAGCTAGCAGTAGCACACACCACAAGAGCATGAAGGTCAGAACACATCCATCAGCAAAGAATGACCGAGGCAGATCCCCGCCCCGCACCCGCATGGGAGGTCACCGACGGCCCGACAGGGGGTGCAGGTGGCAACATCCAACAAAGCGAGAAGGCCTATCCGACTGCCACCACGGTATGCCACGGCCGGATGAAAGTCCGGCCAGGACCACTAGGCAGCGCTGAGCAAGCCGCACGGATCTGACAACAGATCAGGCGAATAGAGCGGCCCGACTGGGAGAAGCATGGGTCCGACCACAGCAACACTCCACTGGCGGAACCAGCAGGAGCAACAGGCAGCGCCAGGCAATCCACGTGGATCCGCAGGGAGGAAGTAGATTTGGCGAATAGAAGCGCGGCTCCGATCGAGAAGAAGCAGATCCGACGAGTAGAAGAGCGGAAATAGCCAGAGTAGGTGCAACACATGACAGAGgtagggggaggggaggggaaggaaggaaggGAGGGGGAGGAAACCGCGACGTCCTGACTTCGGTGGCGTCACTGGCCACCACCTCCAGCATCTATCCACCGACGGCGGCAGCCAGATCTAACTCGTTGTGGAGGAGTGGTGGACTGGAGGTGGAGTCGCCCCCGTGTTGTTAGAGCGACCGACGTGGGGGAGGGACCTTTGTGTATCCTCTTGAACAAGACCCAGACGACCAAATGGCGTCACATTTACATGCTTAGTGAGATGTAACACAATTGTTCAACTCTCAAACTTAACAGAGATATTTATCACAATAAACTTGCCCTCAAAGTTTCTAACCTTCGTGAGTTGAGCTAATAATCATTAGATTTCTTTTCCCTGACCACGAATCATCAAGCATTAATGGTTACTTATCCGGTTGCGCGGTTGGCAACTCCTATCTCAAGAATGAAGAAATGCATCGCTACTTCCAAATCCACATATTATTGTATTGCTATAGGAATCCTATTGCTATATGCAAGACTATCATATTATATGAAGAGTAATTAATTGATGTGTTGAAACAACTTCTTCCATGTAGAATATCATATTATTGTTTCCTAGACTCCCTATCCTTAGGCAattaattgttgcatattttatgaacaaTTATGTCATATGATATAACCCAATGCATCGCAATGTGGTTTTCTATTTTTGTATATCATATCCAAACAGTCTCTTGTATAAGATACAACTTTATTCTCTCTCATCATTAACTCATTGCCAtatcaacaaaaatcctacatGGCACATCAATTAATATGTATGATAGTACAACCCATTTAGAGTAGACTAGCTACGTGCTGattgtaaataatttttttggcaGTGGATAGAAGATACCATGAAGTGCACAATGACGTGCCCAATTTGGAGCCCGATCAAGCAGGTCACAATTGCCATcaaggaactgcaaattgtagagaaagagagagtttaAGACTAAAGAAAGTGActtagtaaataattaaatgCACTAATTACCTGAGGAGGCCTTCAGGATCAAAGGGAGCTTCACACCATGTCGGAGCGTCTGACAGAAGCAGCCCGTTTCGAGGGGAGTTGATGCTGCATTGCTGCAATTACCCAAACAAATAGACAGAATAAATTGTTGGTTGGTCGATAGTAATTGTAAACCATGGCCTTATAAATGCCAGGTAATTTGAAAAGCTTATATACGTTGAGGTTATCTCTTAGACCATGTTTCTTCTTAACTTCTATTAAGGGTATAACGGTAagacactactacataacattACATATGTAGTGtcttatcagtaccggttcgatAGTAATCGGTACTAAAGacgtatcagtgttggttcttaaactcccgcgcgtGAACAAAGCTGAGGagataagaaccggcactgatagattTGAAACTTTTTaattgaggtcatttaaatacccaaattattataataaagttgcagcagtggtcgatgacagtttatattaaaaaattcataaatttttcacacgaagtcggatggggaaaaatattatatgaaaattgtagctctcaacgagatctataactttgtagttgattacttttttatttgagatcatttttagatatccaaatagctattcaaatgttcggtcagaagatgtcaaaaggatttattttgctactatactcacgaacggacgataactgagatggttagaggggtcatatGTACGCACAGACTGTGAGGTCTTGAATTCAAGTCTTTGTTGCCGCATACGAGCGAATATCACGTGACTTTGCGAATATTGGGCGTGGTCAGGTGGGCAGCCTCTggtcgtgaaaaaaaaatttaaacttttttttGGCCTGAAAAACGTTGAATCGAGACcgactatcagtaccagttggagccaccaaccggcactgatagtgattttcagtgccgattcCATACTCGGCACtctccaaccggcactgatagtgattttcagtgccggttccatactcgacactgatagtcggtgATTATCATTGTCGGATCAAAACCTATCACTCATGACGatttaaaccgacactgatgaggtgttttggTGCAGTGAGGATATTAGAGTTATATCATAGTCCTAGGTCTCCCTCATGTACGCCTATATATAGTGCTCATTGTGTCTTAATACAATTATCCATCATTTGTCCAATCTATTGTGAAACAATAACATGGTATCATCCAATCTATATATTTGCATTGCTTCATACCGTTGTTTTCAGGTAAACTGGGTGTATGTAGAGATGTTGGATTCCAAGAACACGTCGATCGACCATGCCAACGGCATTACAGCCGGGCCCTGTATCTCCCCTCACCCCACATTTCACCTGCATGCACCACAACCAAAtcaaaaaacatatttaaaagaagCATGAATTTTCCCTCGAAAACAAGGGAAGTGAATTATTCTAAGAACTAGggattttaatttcgttttacaaATTTTTTCGTTCATAGGCAAAAAGACCGAAATTTTGGTTATTTGTCATCCTCTGCTTTATGGATCCACGtatcagtgaaagaaaatttcaaaattagatattttgttcctctccaaaaattccaaaaaaaatcacGCTAAGAACATAGTACAAATACAAGAACTAGGAATCATATTCATTAATTAACGAcattataatttaattaccaGAAAATGCTTCAAATTGGAGTTCGGAGACGTGACCTCATACTCCCAGTCTGGCACGTACATGCCATACAAAAGCGCCGTGTAGGTGACCGTGAGAACCAAACCCACAAACCTTTGCAAATTAAAGGAAAGGACGATGGTGATGCATTTCAAACACAAATAACTAGATTAGCTAACCAACTGGCTACTTTATTATTTGAAGGTGCATGTTAAAGTTATAGCATGCTCACAGCTGATGACGGTATCTTCTGATCAACGAATAGCCACCAGATCCAACGTCACCGGCACCACCTCTCAGCCAGATTTCGCAAAGTGCCACCGCTAAGTATGCTACTGCAATCCTCTGCAAAGTGGATTAATATTATTAAGAAATTTAGGACGTGAGATATGCAACTCTCTTGCGTACTGTGGAAAAGAAAAGAGCGTGTGCAAGACCGATTCAGAGAGTGTGGATCACGCATGGATCTGTGGTGATACCTGAAGTACGCCCATCAACCTTATTTTGCGAATATCGACTCCGTAGGTAAGATCATGGATGCCGTGGAAGAAGCCACCTTGAAGAGAAGAGATCAAGTTATTGTTTATTTTCAGTGTTTTTGCTAGGCGATTAAAGAGGTATACATTTTGATACAAATCATTTAAATCAATCAATCGAAGATAGAGGATACGAATAATTGGAACAACCATGGATGTTATACCTTGCAGTAGAAGGCCTAGGAGGAAGAGCTTTGCAGCCCGGATAACAGCCTTGTTAGTTGCCAACGATTTGTTTGGCATCCTCTGTACAAAGATGAATTATTAGAAATCTTTTCAACATACTTGGACTAAATCACAAGAAATATGGTAATATAGCTACGTCTTGGCCATTTAGTACTATAATGTGCgcatttgtatttttatttaatcACCTTGTATGCAAAGGCCAAGGAGACTCcgacgatgaagaggaagaaaggaaacACGAAATCCGCTATTGTCACGCCGTCCCATGGTGAGTGGCTGATGGCAGGAACAAGACCACCAACATCGTCCACAACGATCATCAGCTGTGATATTTGCAGGTAACCATTAGTTGAGCGATCTTGATTTGCCTATGAAATATATAATGTACAAGCATAATAGCATGCCTTCAATTTTGTACACACATTGATGACAacgacacaaaaaaaaaaagcagatcCTTCCTTTTtgcaatataattttatttcttgTTATTTCGCTACACAAGTTTGTTATTGTAATTCTGATGTGTAGCTACTTAACGTGTTTTCTCTGtacttgttgctcgacgtatgaaagataaatttaGCATGCATTGTCAAATTTACTCGTACGTCCATGTCCATCTTAACTGAAAAGTTAGGTGACGTCTTCTTCAACCTTAGCGCATCTCCTTTGAATTCTCttatgattttattttatttctttagcTTACGCGCATCGTTGAGTTTGAGTCATATGTATTGCAAAAAAACGATGGATCGGGCAAAGCCGTGCGCGAGATGCGGCCCATCCGACCGTCCGTTTTGGATGGAGGGCACGAGGCCAGCGTTGCCTCGCTCGTTTGTAGGCAAGACAAGATGACAAGCCAAAACGTGCAAGCAGTTTTTGCCTATTCGCTGTGTGATGGAGAAGCCGCGCCACCCGGCGTACCCACCGCTGCAGGTTCTTTATCGCTAGCTAGCTGCTTCTCGCGGCCGAGCGCACGAGCATATTCCTCTCGATCATGATCCTCTCCTCCctcgatccatccatccatggcaGCTAGCAAGCGATCGAGCGAGCCACCGCGCGCTGCGTGCACGTGCGTCACCATGCATGGCGTGATGGTGGGCGACACCTGCTTGCAATTCAGCTCGCGCGTGCGCGTCAGGCACCATGCATGGCGCCAGGTTATCTACGAGCACAGAGACcagaacatgcatgcatggatttCACGGTGGAGAACGTATAGCTAGAGGGGTAGCTCAGCTGACTGACCGCGACGGTGATGCCCCTGAAGACGTCGAGCGAGGCGAGCCGCTGTCCCCTAGGCGCCGGCGCCAGCGGCGGAAGGCTCGACGTCGCTCCGCCACCGCGGCCGGACTCGATGTCGGCGCGCCCGTCTCCATCACTGCTGGGGTCCAACTCCAGCACTGAACCGCCGTTGGCGCGACGGACGTCGACGCACTTCGCCGTTGCCATGACGACTCTCGCGCGCAGTTGAGGTGGTTGTTGCTGCGCTGAGGGCACTCGCGCTTGCCGCGTATTTATACCGATCGACGTGCTGCAGGCTCCCGACTCCCGTGGCTTGCAGCTAGCTCGGTGCAACTGTTGGATTGAACTCGGCTCTAACAGTCACGTATCTTAACTAACTATTGAGTCCAAGGGTCACGCCATTCTCATCCCGCATCACGATCGGAGGTGCAACCAACGATTTAATTATGATCCTATTTTTATCAGCACCATAATAAAAAGGGGAACGTCGGGGCTCGTGGGGAGATCCATCTCACGCAGCTATACGCACTCCCGATATCCAAAACTCAAAACAGATCAAAAAGGACGTTGCAGTGGGACGAAGACCACCGTCGTTCCATCGCCAGCATCTACATCAAGCCAGCCACACCTGCATCACGCTAGAAacaacaacaccgacgatctGCACGGCatcaaccatcatcatcacgcaCGGCTACTCCTACGTCACACTTCTCAACCTCGTCTGATGGCGTCACCGAACGCAGGTATATATTTATGCTTCCGCAATTAAGAGGTGCTTAATCTAGAGCTAGGGCATCATGTAAATTAGCTAAGGATTAGAGCTaatatttggtatcagagcctaacttACCTCTAATCGAGCCCATTAGACCTTaattatgttagattgtgttcGATTGATGTCGTTTTATTATCGATGATCAAACGGGCCTAATTAGTTTCGGTTTACATCAATTAGCTAGCAATTATGCATTAAAAGTTCACTTTAGGTTCAGATTAATGCTCATAATCATGTATTCGGGGTGTTTATGtctctgtcggaggatgaactcctatcgcagggatcctgggggactccttttttagagattcggccggggggatgatcctgaatatgttcgccggagaaataaatgggtatgaatgcgatggccagtggggtggaatgatctaatgcggaaaggagtaaatgcgccggtgtttagacaggttcgggccgcacgggggcgtaacaccctactcctgtatggatattataaatgccttgagaatgtccctcaaggatattgctggttacaaggatatttgtctatcttagagcctgaggctccttgttcttcggtctgtgtgtagccaccggctttgggtgctcttgatCTACTCTTCTCTGCTTGTGAGCAATTGTTTCGTCCTCTAAGGCTTGTcttttttcccacacttgctttcttctgtgccgccggctagtttaaatacccgccggcagcaacgtgccccgaacgggaggggggcacgagttccgagacaccataaatggaaaggacgtcatcattacctctgggcgaagtgaccaggggtggaaaatgcatcccacgcccggtcatccgtcaccataaatgcactggcaacgggcgccgtgaagagggcccaccgggcagccgcagacgggccgccctgtcttgttcccctaccacagcagcgcgacagacggaacgcctcggcccttacgatgttatcccgagacgggccggatggcacgggataggacccgtgcattcaatgaccccacacccttctgccagaacgtggcagggactgacactgagcgcggcgggagcagttggaggtgacaggccacacgcgctctttaaatgcggccttggatctttgactggctgacacctcatcagtgggtccctcgggggccactgtcagggggctctctaggtcgtcggggaaccgagtgctcgggggtcattgttcacctccccgagcactctctcccgagaatgccctttcttttcctcggggaaccgagtgctcgggggtactgtttacctccccgagcactctctcccgggcacacttgtacggttcctcgggggaccgagtgctcggggctgctgcacgcagccccgagcactttctcccggaacttccttcagtgggtcctcgggatacttgggtgcccacgGGGCCACTGCTTGCGGCCCTgagcacgtttctcccggtacttagctttcttgaccgtcgggggactcgggtgctcggggccaccgtatatcttcccgagcactttcttcccggcacttagatttcgtagatcatcggggaacttgggtgttCGGGGACCACcaaccgtggccccgagcgccctctcccgggacttaatcttttttaccttgcggaggagactccgcgggatgacgccatgtggcggattgctgtcctggcctcgggatttggggaaccctggttcctgattcaccgacagtctCGGTTTATCCTATTTTAATCTTACTTAGCCCGAATTAGTATCGGATTAGATCACATGTTCATGAATTAGGGGTTTTAAGGCTCGGATTATGTGTAatttatgcatatatgtgtgtgttCTTGTGTGCTTTCATACTGGTTTAATGACCTTAGGGCATGTATAAGCCTCGGGTAGTATTTAGAAGAAGGGGATTTTGAGGAATCCGAAAGAACCCTAATGAAAACCTAAGAAAAATTCCTCAATTCTCCAAATCGGAGCCCCATTTTTTCCAATCGCGAAAGCCTAAACCGCAAAACCACCCAATCGGAACCCTAAACTAAGAAAGATAGAGGTCTTACATGTTTTATGAGGCATCTCTTGTTGTGGAGGACGTCGGAGTCGCCCAAACCCATCCTTCTCCGGCAAGTTCTCCTTCCCTTTAGGCTTGCCGCGCGCTGATCTCCTCAGTCCTGGCGTCCTTGCTCGTCACTGGTACACTTGTTTTCACCGCACGTGAGCTACCTTCATGTACACCACCATAGGTCTGCTTGACAGAGCCGCACGCAACCTTGGTCGTACACGCGCGCCAGCGAGCAGACTCAAGATGGCGCAGATCTTGCCCCttacccctctctctctctctctctctctctctctctctctctctctctctctctctctctctctctctctctcatggcGACAATCCTCGGCCGCATTGCTGCTCGAGGTGGGAGCGGAGTTTTCAGACGGGAGGAGAAAGAAATGGCGTTTTCCAGGGGAGAGATGACAACATGGTTTTGAACCTACGGAAATGCCGGTGAACCGTCGATGATGATCGGGTGATCAAGAGGTGTCAGGCTCGTGATCACAGGCCGGCGTGCGCGAGGATGGGCCAGCTCACGCGCTTGGGCAATGCGCATGCGCTGTGGGTTGGTGCTCAATTTTGGGCCGTAAGGCCAAATTTTGGGGTTTTCTCTAGTGATTTATTAATGCATTAGTGTTTATGCACTGGAATTTCtattgaaaataataataatattttatgcaCCAAAATTATGAATTAATTCTCTGGTTGAATTGGAGCCAACGGGAAGATTTTTCCGGAGAATTTTATGTTTAAATTACGTAGGTttataattactttctgaccaaagttAACTATAATTATACGCCATTTTATGTGTTCAATTAAATTCTTTTCTGCATTCTGCCTAACAGAGATACTattagaattttaatttttgcatgACTTTAATCGtaccaacgtagggttattttcaTACGAATTATTTCTTGATGATAAATTTTGTAATCTGGTCTAATTTTTCTTtccagctcttaacgcttcctctatTACTGCCACAattgacggcatagagcaacttacggGGAATAACTTTCCCGCTTGGAAAGCTAAAGTAACAGTTATCCTTGGTGTTTTGGACCTTGACTATACACTCAGAGTTGACGCTTACATTGCTCCTGCCATTGGCCTGAagaattatgatgaattaaagaaaacttataatgcactttctgagaagtAGGAGCGGTCCAACCATATGTCACTTATGGTAATGAGGAACTCAATATCAGATActataaggggagcaattcCAAACTCAAAAAAGGCTGAGACGTACTTGCCATCtatggaggagcaattcaaaggcacctccaaggtttatgccagtacacaaattcagaagctcctcaacactaagtataattataGATCTGGTagcataagagaacacatcatgatgatgatagaCATGACTAccaaactcaagggcatggacaTGGAAATCTTTGAGGGTTTTCTTGTCCACTTCGTTATGACCTTTCTCCCTCCTAAGTTTAGCCCTTTTAAGATAAACTACAACACTCAGAAAGAGAAGTGaagcatgagcgacttgatcgcgatgtgcgtccaagaggaagagagggtgagggctgaAAAG is part of the Phragmites australis chromosome 12, lpPhrAust1.1, whole genome shotgun sequence genome and harbors:
- the LOC133887091 gene encoding uncharacterized protein LOC133887091, coding for MATAKCVDVRRANGGSVLELDPSSDGDGRADIESGRGGGATSSLPPLAPAPRGQRLASLDVFRGITVALMIVVDDVGGLVPAISHSPWDGVTIADFVFPFFLFIVGVSLAFAYKRMPNKSLATNKAVIRAAKLFLLGLLLQGGFFHGIHDLTYGVDIRKIRLMGVLQRIAVAYLAVALCEIWLRGGAGDVGSGGYSLIRRYRHQLFVGLVLTVTYTALLYGMYVPDWEYEVTSPNSNLKHFLVKCGVRGDTGPGCNAVGMVDRRVLGIQHLYIHPVYLKTTQCSINSPRNGLLLSDAPTWCEAPFDPEGLLSSLMAIVTCLIGLQIGHVIVHFMEHDERIVQWLIPSLSLLVLGFSLDLFGLHMNKSLYSLSYTCVTTGAAGLFFAGIYLLVDVYGYKRSAFPMEWVGKHALMFFVLVACNIFPIFVQGFYWRESHSNLLKFIRIGG